One part of the Streptomyces sp. NBC_00286 genome encodes these proteins:
- a CDS encoding pyridoxine/pyridoxamine 5'-phosphate oxidase, with translation METDLHELLRSLRVWDTELPGFDPAEAPDEPLPLFARWLAEAAAAGQTEPHTMSLATSDENGLPDVRTVMLHGADAKGWSFATHATSRKGRHLATRPYAALGFYWPTQGRQVRVRGPVALASPEESQADLHARSTGALAAALVGHQSEVLDSVGELTRASESAWEQAQREPDAQAPSWTLYRVQPNEVEFFQGHAQRRHVRLDYRRTDGGWTRQLLWP, from the coding sequence ATGGAAACGGATCTTCACGAGCTGCTGCGCTCCCTGCGCGTGTGGGACACCGAGTTGCCCGGCTTCGACCCGGCCGAGGCGCCCGACGAGCCGCTGCCCCTCTTCGCGCGCTGGCTCGCGGAGGCGGCGGCGGCCGGTCAGACCGAGCCGCACACCATGTCGCTCGCGACATCGGACGAGAACGGCCTGCCCGACGTCCGCACGGTGATGCTGCACGGCGCCGACGCAAAAGGCTGGTCCTTCGCCACCCACGCCACCAGCCGCAAAGGCCGCCACCTGGCCACCCGCCCCTACGCGGCCCTCGGCTTCTACTGGCCGACACAGGGCCGCCAGGTACGCGTACGCGGCCCTGTCGCACTCGCCTCACCGGAGGAATCCCAAGCAGACCTGCACGCCCGCTCGACCGGCGCCCTGGCAGCGGCTCTTGTCGGCCACCAGAGCGAAGTACTGGATTCTGTCGGGGAGTTGACGCGCGCGTCGGAGTCCGCCTGGGAGCAGGCGCAACGGGAGCCCGACGCCCAGGCCCCCTCCTGGACCCTGTACCGCGTCCAGCCGAACGAGGTGGAGTTCTTCCAGGGGCACGCCCAGCGACGTCACGTACGCCTCGACTATCGCCGTACGGACGGCGGTTGGACCAGGCAGTTGCTGTGGCCGTGA
- a CDS encoding DoxX family protein: MDTIWLTGAEWGAVLRIGLGLWWLESWRHKDKKAWFERGTGIAWAADVAAKHRWTAVRSGFDVVVAPRPRAMAYVVVYAELALGLGLIVGFLTPIALVGGLLLNLLYLVLMIHDWAEQGQNSMMALISLVALFGMSWQTWSLDSALGLF; encoded by the coding sequence ATGGACACGATCTGGCTCACCGGTGCGGAATGGGGCGCCGTGCTGCGTATCGGGCTCGGGCTGTGGTGGCTGGAGAGCTGGCGGCACAAGGACAAGAAGGCGTGGTTCGAGCGGGGAACGGGGATCGCTTGGGCGGCGGATGTCGCGGCGAAGCACCGCTGGACCGCCGTGCGCAGCGGCTTCGACGTCGTCGTCGCGCCTCGGCCGAGGGCCATGGCGTACGTCGTCGTGTATGCGGAACTCGCCCTGGGACTAGGCCTGATCGTCGGCTTCCTGACTCCGATCGCCCTGGTCGGCGGCCTGCTCCTCAACCTCCTCTACCTCGTCCTCATGATCCACGACTGGGCCGAGCAGGGGCAGAACTCGATGATGGCGCTGATTTCCCTGGTGGCGTTGTTCGGGATGTCCTGGCAGACGTGGTCGCTGGACAGCGCACTGGGGCTGTTCTGA
- a CDS encoding DsbA family protein yields the protein MKKIKKHLIVAAALVAAFAAALGAFLLFSPDDRDAGGVNVQPAAEALPVRASSHRLTEPKKSELTIVEFLDFECEACGAMYPVVEKLREEYGDRVTFVARYFPMPGHRNAEPAARAAEAAARQSKFEEMYTKLFTTQKEWGESQEWKESVFRGYAKQLGLDMKKFDADLADPETAGRVQADQRDGLGLGVQGTPTFFVDGTMIQTPGSYEAFKALIDNRLSD from the coding sequence GTGAAGAAGATCAAGAAGCACCTCATCGTCGCCGCGGCGCTCGTCGCCGCGTTCGCCGCCGCCCTCGGCGCCTTCCTGCTGTTCTCCCCCGACGACCGCGACGCCGGCGGCGTGAACGTGCAGCCCGCCGCCGAGGCCCTGCCGGTGCGCGCCAGCAGCCACCGCCTCACCGAGCCGAAGAAGAGCGAACTCACCATCGTGGAGTTCCTGGACTTCGAGTGCGAGGCATGCGGGGCGATGTACCCGGTGGTGGAGAAGCTGCGCGAGGAGTACGGCGACCGGGTCACCTTCGTCGCCCGCTACTTCCCCATGCCCGGCCACCGCAACGCCGAGCCGGCCGCACGCGCCGCCGAAGCCGCCGCCCGGCAGAGCAAGTTCGAGGAGATGTACACCAAGCTCTTCACCACCCAGAAGGAGTGGGGCGAGTCACAGGAGTGGAAGGAATCCGTCTTCCGCGGCTACGCGAAGCAACTCGGCCTGGACATGAAGAAGTTCGACGCCGACCTCGCCGATCCGGAGACCGCCGGACGCGTCCAGGCCGACCAGCGTGACGGCCTCGGACTGGGCGTGCAGGGCACTCCGACCTTCTTTGTCGACGGAACCATGATCCAAACCCCCGGTTCATACGAGGCGTTCAAGGCACTCATCGACAACCGACTGTCCGACTGA
- a CDS encoding signal peptidase I, translated as MDDGVYVGNAGKDAALDRGWLLGHFKDEGDPRQSDAVEIKWGIHPSGDERAQWVRGEERTALLVLISGRFRVELPGRSVLLERQGDYVIWGHGVDHSWVAEEESVVLTVRWPSVPGYAVPQQERHESHPLSPQP; from the coding sequence ATGGACGACGGCGTGTACGTGGGCAACGCGGGCAAGGACGCGGCGCTGGACCGCGGATGGCTGCTCGGGCACTTCAAGGACGAGGGTGACCCTCGGCAGAGCGACGCGGTGGAGATCAAGTGGGGCATCCACCCCAGCGGTGACGAGCGAGCGCAATGGGTGCGGGGCGAGGAACGCACGGCCCTGCTGGTTCTCATCAGCGGCCGCTTCCGGGTCGAACTCCCCGGCCGCAGCGTCCTGCTGGAACGCCAGGGCGACTACGTCATATGGGGCCACGGAGTGGACCACTCCTGGGTCGCGGAGGAGGAGTCGGTGGTGCTGACCGTGCGGTGGCCGTCCGTTCCCGGATACGCGGTGCCGCAGCAGGAGCGCCACGAATCCCACCCACTCTCCCCACAGCCGTGA
- a CDS encoding copper resistance CopC family protein, producing MNVTDRRAVRTAARTLVAPAALAVLATTAPQAAAHTELDTTSPGTGATLAGLPPRIALSFSDAMTQKYSKVAVTGPGGASAAAGDPQVEGRAVSLPLDTGSPAGRYTVGYRVVSADGHPVSGSYTFTVKQTDSPSPSPRAAESANAPARQPESDQAGGESSDAGGTMLIGAGVLAVAVAAAGGIMARRRRAGRGH from the coding sequence ATGAACGTCACCGACCGGCGTGCCGTCCGCACGGCGGCACGCACCCTCGTCGCACCCGCCGCCCTGGCGGTCCTGGCCACTACCGCCCCGCAGGCCGCAGCCCACACCGAACTCGATACCACCAGTCCGGGCACGGGCGCCACACTCGCCGGACTGCCCCCGCGCATCGCGCTGTCCTTCAGCGACGCGATGACTCAGAAGTACTCCAAGGTCGCCGTCACCGGCCCAGGCGGCGCCTCGGCCGCCGCGGGCGACCCGCAGGTCGAGGGCAGGGCCGTCAGCCTTCCCCTCGACACCGGCTCCCCAGCCGGCCGCTACACCGTGGGCTATCGGGTCGTCTCCGCCGACGGCCATCCCGTCTCGGGCTCGTACACCTTCACCGTCAAGCAGACGGACAGTCCCAGCCCGTCTCCGCGTGCGGCGGAATCGGCCAATGCGCCGGCTCGGCAGCCCGAGTCGGACCAGGCCGGTGGCGAGTCTTCGGACGCGGGCGGCACCATGCTGATCGGTGCCGGTGTGCTGGCCGTCGCCGTGGCGGCCGCGGGCGGGATTATGGCGCGGCGGAGGCGAGCCGGTCGTGGCCACTGA
- a CDS encoding GNAT family N-acetyltransferase: MAHVQARFLVRPFPELHGHGLRLCSWDPESDRDVEAWLRGRTDPEFQRWNTPLKTVTDVDGARDALRSRAENAADGSAASFRVTDETTGATLGDIGVHTIHTATRCARVGYWVLPEARGHRVATRALALVSRWALTELGLHRLELGHALGHDASCHIANRCGFLLEGTLRDAMFEAGRRDAFRDVHLHARLATDPEPAAPR, encoded by the coding sequence ATGGCCCATGTCCAAGCGCGGTTCCTCGTCCGTCCGTTCCCCGAACTGCACGGCCACGGACTGCGGTTGTGTTCCTGGGACCCGGAGTCCGACCGTGATGTGGAGGCGTGGCTGCGCGGCAGGACCGACCCGGAGTTCCAGCGCTGGAACACGCCGCTCAAGACGGTCACCGACGTCGACGGCGCCCGGGACGCGCTCCGCTCGCGGGCCGAGAACGCGGCCGACGGTAGCGCCGCCTCCTTCCGCGTCACGGACGAGACCACCGGCGCGACGCTCGGCGATATCGGCGTCCACACGATCCACACCGCCACACGCTGCGCCCGCGTCGGCTACTGGGTCCTTCCAGAGGCCCGTGGTCACCGGGTCGCGACGCGTGCGCTGGCGCTCGTCTCCCGCTGGGCCCTCACCGAACTCGGCCTCCACCGCCTGGAGTTGGGCCACGCCCTCGGGCACGACGCCTCCTGCCACATCGCGAACCGCTGCGGCTTTCTCCTCGAGGGCACCCTGCGCGACGCGATGTTCGAGGCGGGCCGCCGCGACGCGTTCCGGGACGTCCACCTGCACGCCCGGCTCGCCACGGATCCGGAGCCGGCCGCTCCGCGATGA
- a CDS encoding cation diffusion facilitator family transporter, with the protein MSDHSHEHGPAHERGAGGHAGHSHGVSADADRRWLGIALTLITAFMAIEVVIGIIAQSLALISDAAHMLTDAVSIVLALIAMRLSARPARGGFTYGLKRAEILSAQANGLTLLLLGAWLAYEAVHRLIDPPEVEGGLVFGTALAGIVVNIAAAWCISKANRSSLNVEGAYQHILNDLFAFVGTAVAGLIVLLTGFARADGIATLVVVALMVKAGYGLLRESGRIFLEAAPADVDPDTLGDKLVAQTAVVEVHDLHVWQITSGQSALSAHVLVEPGGDCHAVRRDLEELLRHDYGITHSTLQVDHAPEKMLQLALPGDSAGDASHCEAPHGPVHRGEPHKH; encoded by the coding sequence ATGAGTGACCACAGTCATGAGCACGGCCCGGCGCACGAGCGCGGAGCGGGCGGGCACGCCGGGCACTCCCACGGCGTCTCCGCGGACGCCGATCGCCGCTGGTTGGGGATCGCGCTCACGCTGATCACGGCGTTCATGGCGATCGAGGTCGTCATCGGCATCATCGCCCAGTCCCTCGCCCTCATCTCCGACGCGGCCCACATGCTGACCGACGCCGTGTCCATCGTCCTCGCACTGATCGCCATGCGGCTGTCCGCACGCCCCGCCCGCGGCGGCTTCACCTACGGCCTCAAGCGAGCCGAGATCCTGTCCGCCCAGGCCAACGGCCTGACCCTGCTCCTGCTCGGCGCCTGGCTGGCGTACGAGGCCGTGCACCGCCTGATCGATCCGCCGGAGGTGGAGGGCGGGCTGGTGTTCGGCACAGCACTCGCCGGGATCGTGGTGAACATCGCAGCCGCCTGGTGCATCTCCAAGGCCAACCGCTCCTCGCTCAATGTCGAGGGCGCCTACCAGCACATCCTCAACGACCTGTTCGCCTTCGTCGGCACCGCGGTGGCTGGTCTGATCGTGCTGCTCACCGGGTTCGCCCGCGCCGACGGCATCGCCACGCTCGTGGTCGTCGCGCTGATGGTGAAGGCCGGGTACGGGCTGCTGCGCGAGTCGGGCCGGATATTCCTGGAGGCCGCCCCGGCTGATGTCGACCCCGACACGCTCGGTGACAAGCTCGTCGCCCAGACGGCCGTCGTCGAGGTCCACGACCTGCACGTCTGGCAGATCACCTCCGGCCAGTCCGCCCTGTCCGCACACGTCCTGGTCGAGCCCGGCGGCGACTGCCACGCCGTCCGCCGAGACCTGGAGGAACTGCTGCGGCACGACTACGGCATCACTCACAGCACCCTTCAGGTGGACCACGCTCCGGAGAAGATGTTGCAGTTGGCCCTGCCCGGTGACTCTGCGGGCGACGCATCGCACTGCGAGGCTCCGCACGGCCCGGTCCACAGAGGAGAGCCGCACAAGCACTGA
- a CDS encoding response regulator transcription factor — translation MIVAEDSVLLREGLVRLLRDAGLTVVGQAGCADTLLRLVAELRPDVALVDIRMPPTHTDEGVRAAARIRDRFPETGVLLLSQYVETGTAVQELSRAPGGFGYLLKDRIADPSELTEGIKRVAAGEPFIDPEIVRRLLGRRRVDGALETLTRREGEVLALMAEGRSNESISRCLRIGGKTVETHVRSIFMKLGMEPDLEHHRRVLAVLAYLQA, via the coding sequence CTGATCGTGGCCGAGGACTCCGTACTGCTGCGCGAGGGCCTCGTACGGCTGCTGCGGGACGCGGGACTCACCGTCGTCGGCCAGGCCGGCTGCGCGGACACGCTCCTCCGCCTGGTCGCCGAGCTGCGCCCCGACGTGGCGCTGGTCGACATCCGCATGCCCCCGACCCACACGGACGAGGGCGTACGGGCAGCCGCTCGGATACGGGACCGCTTCCCGGAGACCGGCGTCCTGTTGCTCTCCCAGTACGTCGAGACCGGCACCGCGGTCCAGGAACTCTCCCGCGCCCCGGGCGGCTTCGGCTACCTCCTCAAGGACCGCATCGCCGACCCCTCGGAACTCACCGAGGGAATCAAGCGTGTGGCGGCCGGCGAACCCTTCATCGACCCGGAGATCGTCCGCCGCCTCCTGGGCCGCCGCCGCGTGGACGGCGCACTCGAAACGCTCACCCGGCGCGAGGGCGAAGTGCTGGCGCTGATGGCGGAGGGCCGCTCCAACGAGTCGATCAGCCGCTGCCTGCGCATCGGCGGCAAGACCGTCGAGACACATGTGCGCAGCATCTTCATGAAGCTGGGCATGGAGCCGGATCTGGAACATCACCGGCGGGTGCTGGCCGTACTCGCCTATCTGCAGGCGTGA
- a CDS encoding Zn-ribbon domain-containing OB-fold protein — protein MAAARFDVPEGDAFTRAYWEAAGRGELLLRRCGACGRAHHYPREFCPYCWSEDVAWERASGRAALYTWSVVHRNDLPPFGSRTPYVAAVVDLAEGPRMMTEVVDCEEGALRAGMGLEVTFREAGEGAGEDAADVVVPVFRPRM, from the coding sequence ATGGCGGCGGCGCGATTCGATGTGCCGGAGGGGGATGCCTTCACGCGGGCGTACTGGGAGGCGGCCGGCCGGGGGGAGCTGCTCCTGCGGCGGTGCGGGGCGTGCGGGCGGGCCCATCACTACCCGCGCGAGTTCTGCCCGTACTGCTGGAGCGAGGACGTGGCCTGGGAGCGGGCGAGCGGGCGCGCCGCGCTCTACACCTGGTCGGTGGTCCACCGTAACGATCTCCCGCCCTTCGGGAGTCGTACGCCGTACGTGGCTGCCGTCGTCGATCTCGCCGAGGGGCCGCGGATGATGACCGAGGTGGTGGACTGCGAGGAGGGCGCGCTGCGGGCCGGGATGGGGCTTGAGGTGACGTTCCGGGAGGCGGGGGAGGGGGCGGGGGAGGACGCGGCGGATGTCGTGGTGCCGGTGTTCCGGCCCCGGATGTGA
- a CDS encoding GNAT family N-acetyltransferase, translating to MASVASDWHLTRDLEVFLDRAGGFLRSEPALHTVQLTVTDALGSRGPAAYGPEPPHFAWLTDRDGAVRATALRTPPYELNLTPTTPEAADALAARLSEAGSALPGVNGPADTAAAVATAWERRTGTTAQLTTNQRLYRLGTLAPPAPAPPGRARLATGDDRALAARWHAEFAAAAGGPAMRDSDRWAEGRIAHGGITFWVTPDGTPVSMAGALPKVAGQIRIAPVYTPPALRGHGYATAVTAAVSRAAQAAGADEVLLFTDLANPTSNALYQRIGYRPVRDFAVHTFRM from the coding sequence ATGGCTTCCGTTGCGTCCGACTGGCACCTCACCCGTGACCTCGAGGTCTTCCTCGACCGCGCCGGGGGCTTCCTGCGCTCGGAACCCGCCCTGCACACCGTGCAGTTGACGGTCACGGACGCGCTGGGCAGCCGGGGACCGGCCGCTTACGGGCCGGAGCCGCCGCACTTCGCGTGGCTCACGGACCGGGACGGTGCCGTGCGGGCCACCGCCCTGCGGACACCGCCGTACGAACTCAATCTCACCCCCACCACCCCCGAAGCCGCCGATGCCCTCGCCGCGCGCCTCTCGGAGGCAGGTTCCGCACTCCCCGGTGTCAACGGCCCCGCGGACACGGCCGCCGCCGTCGCGACCGCCTGGGAACGCCGTACCGGAACCACCGCCCAGCTCACGACGAACCAGCGGCTCTACCGGCTCGGTACGCTCGCACCCCCCGCCCCGGCCCCGCCCGGCAGAGCGAGGCTCGCCACCGGGGACGACCGCGCGCTGGCCGCGCGGTGGCACGCCGAGTTCGCTGCGGCGGCCGGCGGGCCGGCCATGCGCGACTCGGACCGCTGGGCCGAGGGCCGGATCGCCCACGGCGGCATCACTTTCTGGGTGACCCCGGACGGTACGCCCGTCTCGATGGCGGGCGCCCTGCCGAAGGTCGCCGGGCAGATCCGTATCGCGCCCGTCTACACCCCGCCCGCTCTGCGGGGGCACGGTTACGCCACTGCCGTCACCGCCGCGGTCAGCCGCGCCGCGCAGGCCGCGGGCGCCGACGAGGTGCTGCTCTTCACCGACCTCGCCAATCCGACCAGCAACGCGCTGTATCAGCGGATCGGCTATCGGCCGGTACGGGACTTCGCCGTCCACACGTTCCGTATGTGA
- a CDS encoding cytochrome c oxidase assembly protein: protein MATDTTKTRRLPPLSLVLVASVGLAVAVTVAAVRAGGGATSEIPGIPDAGVVTAWGLPVARTVTNAAAVATVGSLLLVVVLLPGGKRLGPTQLRYLNWAVAAGALWAAASAATLVFTLSDLFARPVGDVVSPAVLADFVSTDAQGRSYALMVAAGGVIGTLCVGIGTARWARLALLVALAGLLPPAFTGHSSASGNHDAAVTSLALHLAGVALWVGGLVFVLVVAARREPDTAAAARRFSPLAGWALLAVAASGIVNAAVRLPSLGDVFTSRYGLMVIGKAVALALLGAVGWWHRRRTLPALADGSRRAFVRLAAGELLLMAAAMGLAVGLSRTPAPGAEDASLSSAEELLGFPMPPPLGDFPWTPLFTRWHFDPLFAFGTAAAALLYVAGVLKLRARGDKWPVGRTLSWLLGLAVTVLATMSGLAVYGKVLFSVHMGQHMILAMTVPILLVLGAPATLALRALPRAPKGEPDGPREMLLKLLHSRYVKVISHPVVASVLFIGSAFVVYYSSLFETLMRSHLGHMFMLVHFLAVGLLFFWVVIGIDPGPHRPPHLGRLFALILTMPFHSWFSISLMSSTALIGEGWWSALDRPWVEYPLDDQYDAGAIAWATGDIPVLITTIILAIQWVRSDQREARRIDRKIDRGDENDPLAAYNAYLASLHARDRQPARTTNSAPTEES from the coding sequence GTGGCCACTGACACCACCAAGACCCGGCGGCTACCGCCTCTGTCCCTCGTGCTGGTCGCATCGGTCGGCCTCGCCGTAGCCGTGACAGTGGCCGCCGTGCGCGCCGGTGGCGGCGCGACGTCCGAGATCCCCGGGATCCCGGACGCGGGGGTCGTGACCGCCTGGGGGCTGCCCGTGGCCCGCACCGTCACGAATGCCGCCGCGGTGGCCACCGTCGGCTCGCTGCTCCTGGTCGTCGTCCTGCTGCCGGGCGGCAAGAGGCTCGGCCCCACGCAGCTGCGTTACCTCAACTGGGCTGTGGCGGCAGGGGCGTTGTGGGCTGCCGCCTCGGCCGCCACCCTGGTGTTCACGCTCTCGGACCTGTTCGCCCGGCCGGTCGGCGACGTCGTGTCCCCCGCTGTGCTGGCCGACTTCGTATCCACGGATGCCCAAGGGCGGTCGTATGCCCTGATGGTGGCCGCCGGAGGCGTCATCGGGACGCTCTGCGTGGGCATCGGTACGGCGCGCTGGGCCCGCCTGGCGCTCCTGGTGGCCCTCGCCGGACTGCTGCCGCCCGCCTTCACCGGCCACTCCTCGGCTTCCGGCAACCATGACGCGGCGGTCACCAGCCTCGCGCTGCACTTGGCCGGTGTGGCCCTGTGGGTCGGCGGGCTGGTCTTCGTGCTGGTCGTCGCGGCCCGGCGGGAGCCGGACACGGCGGCCGCAGCCCGCCGCTTCAGTCCCCTCGCCGGCTGGGCGCTGCTCGCGGTCGCGGCCAGCGGCATCGTCAATGCCGCGGTCCGGCTCCCGTCCCTGGGCGACGTGTTCACCAGCCGGTACGGGCTGATGGTCATCGGCAAGGCGGTCGCGCTCGCCCTGCTCGGTGCCGTCGGCTGGTGGCACCGCCGCCGCACGCTGCCCGCTCTCGCGGACGGCAGCCGACGGGCGTTCGTCCGGCTCGCGGCCGGCGAACTGCTGCTCATGGCCGCCGCGATGGGCCTCGCGGTGGGCCTGTCACGTACCCCGGCGCCCGGTGCCGAGGACGCGTCGCTCTCCTCCGCCGAGGAGTTGCTGGGCTTCCCCATGCCGCCGCCGCTCGGCGACTTCCCGTGGACGCCGCTGTTCACCCGGTGGCACTTCGACCCGCTGTTCGCGTTCGGCACCGCGGCGGCCGCCCTGCTGTACGTGGCGGGCGTACTGAAGTTGCGCGCCCGGGGCGACAAGTGGCCGGTCGGGCGCACCCTTTCGTGGCTGCTGGGCCTGGCGGTGACCGTGCTGGCGACCATGAGCGGGCTGGCCGTCTACGGCAAGGTGCTGTTCAGCGTGCACATGGGCCAGCACATGATCCTCGCGATGACGGTGCCGATCCTGCTCGTCCTGGGCGCGCCCGCCACCCTCGCCCTGCGCGCCCTGCCCCGCGCCCCCAAGGGCGAGCCGGACGGGCCGCGGGAGATGCTCCTCAAGCTGCTGCACAGCCGCTACGTGAAGGTCATCTCGCATCCGGTGGTGGCGAGCGTGCTGTTCATCGGCAGCGCCTTCGTCGTCTACTACAGCTCGCTCTTCGAGACCCTGATGCGCAGTCATCTGGGCCACATGTTCATGCTGGTGCATTTCCTGGCCGTCGGACTGCTGTTCTTCTGGGTCGTCATCGGCATCGACCCCGGACCGCACCGACCGCCCCATCTGGGCCGTCTGTTCGCGCTGATCCTGACGATGCCGTTCCACTCCTGGTTCAGCATCTCGCTGATGAGCTCGACCGCGCTGATCGGCGAGGGCTGGTGGTCCGCGCTCGACCGGCCCTGGGTCGAGTATCCGCTGGACGACCAGTACGACGCCGGGGCCATCGCCTGGGCCACCGGCGACATCCCCGTCCTGATCACCACGATCATCCTGGCCATCCAGTGGGTCCGCTCCGACCAGCGCGAGGCCCGCCGTATCGACCGGAAGATCGACCGCGGCGACGAGAACGACCCGCTGGCCGCCTACAACGCCTACCTGGCGAGCCTGCACGCCCGCGACCGGCAGCCCGCCCGCACCACCAACTCCGCACCCACCGAGGAATCGTGA
- a CDS encoding flavin-containing monooxygenase translates to MADSSDATRPETHHAVPSHEDRPVYVIGGGPGGLSAAYALRAQGVRAVVLERSEHVGASWRRHYDRLHLHTTRRLSSLPGLAMPRSFGRWVSRDNVVRYLEKYAEYHELEVVTGVEVSRVEPAADGTGWLLRATGGRELTGSAVVIATGYNHTPHVPDWPGRDAYSGELLHAGQYRNAAPYAGRDVLVVGIGNTGAEIAVDLVEGGASRVRLSVRTAPHILRRSTAGWPAQRTGILVRRLPVSLVDRLAGPVGKISVPDLSAHGLPRPDTGLYSRVNEGSIPVQDVGLIDAVRKGQVEIVSAVDGFEDGKVVLANGDRIGPDVVIAATGYRRALEDLVGHLGVLDERGRPVVHGPRTPNNAPGLYFTGFTNPISGMLRELALDAQKIAKAIARADRRR, encoded by the coding sequence ATGGCCGACTCTTCCGACGCGACGCGTCCTGAAACGCACCACGCGGTGCCGTCCCACGAAGACCGACCCGTGTACGTCATCGGCGGCGGCCCGGGCGGACTCTCCGCGGCGTACGCCCTGCGCGCCCAGGGCGTACGAGCCGTCGTACTCGAGCGATCCGAGCATGTCGGGGCGTCCTGGCGGCGGCATTACGACCGGCTGCATCTGCATACGACCCGGAGGTTGTCGTCCCTGCCTGGCCTGGCGATGCCGCGCTCGTTCGGGCGCTGGGTCTCGCGGGACAACGTGGTGCGGTATCTGGAGAAGTACGCGGAATACCACGAGCTCGAGGTGGTCACCGGGGTGGAGGTCTCCCGCGTGGAGCCCGCCGCGGACGGCACCGGCTGGCTGTTGCGGGCCACCGGCGGGCGCGAGCTGACCGGTAGCGCGGTCGTGATCGCCACCGGCTACAACCACACGCCCCACGTGCCCGACTGGCCGGGCCGCGACGCGTACAGCGGCGAGCTCCTGCACGCGGGCCAGTACCGCAACGCCGCCCCCTACGCCGGCCGCGACGTCCTCGTCGTCGGCATCGGCAACACGGGCGCCGAGATCGCCGTCGACCTCGTCGAGGGCGGGGCCTCGCGCGTACGGCTCTCGGTGCGTACCGCGCCGCACATCCTGCGCCGGTCCACGGCCGGGTGGCCCGCCCAGCGCACCGGGATTCTCGTACGGCGGCTGCCGGTCTCCTTGGTGGACCGGCTGGCCGGGCCGGTGGGGAAGATCAGCGTGCCGGACCTGTCGGCCCACGGCCTTCCCCGGCCCGACACCGGGCTCTACTCCCGCGTGAACGAGGGCTCGATCCCGGTGCAGGACGTCGGCCTGATCGACGCCGTGCGCAAGGGGCAGGTCGAGATCGTGTCCGCCGTCGACGGTTTCGAGGACGGCAAGGTCGTCCTCGCGAACGGCGACCGGATCGGCCCGGACGTCGTCATCGCCGCGACCGGCTACCGCCGCGCCCTGGAAGACCTCGTCGGCCACCTCGGCGTCCTGGACGAACGCGGCCGCCCAGTCGTCCACGGCCCCCGCACCCCGAACAACGCCCCCGGCCTCTACTTCACCGGCTTCACCAACCCCATCAGCGGCATGCTCCGCGAACTCGCCCTGGACGCCCAGAAGATCGCGAAGGCGATCGCGAGGGCGGACAGGCGGAGGTAG
- a CDS encoding pyridoxamine 5'-phosphate oxidase family protein codes for MALSREEREQFLAEPHIAAFAVDAGEGRGPVTVPVWYQYASDGTVWILTGLDSRKNRLIGAAGRFSLLVDRLEPTIRYVSVEGPVIDTIPATIEHLRELATRYLPPEKVDGYVDFAWKEHGEQVVVRMRPEHWLSSDLGQV; via the coding sequence ATGGCGCTGAGTCGCGAAGAGCGTGAGCAGTTCCTGGCTGAGCCGCATATCGCCGCGTTCGCGGTGGATGCCGGGGAGGGGCGGGGTCCGGTCACCGTGCCGGTCTGGTACCAGTACGCGTCCGACGGCACCGTATGGATCCTGACCGGGCTCGATTCCCGCAAGAACCGGCTGATCGGCGCGGCGGGCCGATTCTCCCTGCTGGTCGACCGGCTCGAGCCCACCATCCGGTACGTATCGGTCGAGGGCCCGGTCATCGACACGATCCCCGCCACCATCGAACACCTCCGGGAACTCGCCACCCGCTACCTCCCGCCCGAGAAGGTCGACGGCTACGTCGACTTCGCCTGGAAGGAACACGGCGAGCAGGTGGTCGTCCGCATGCGCCCCGAGCACTGGCTGTCGTCGGACCTCGGGCAGGTCTGA